Proteins encoded by one window of Martelella endophytica:
- a CDS encoding DUF3008 family protein: MPAQSKSQQKAAGAALAAKRGEQKKSDLKGPARQMEKSMSEKELDDMASGKRKRKPDHKS; encoded by the coding sequence ATGCCTGCACAATCGAAATCCCAGCAGAAAGCCGCCGGTGCTGCACTCGCCGCCAAGCGTGGCGAGCAGAAGAAAAGCGATCTCAAGGGGCCGGCTCGCCAGATGGAGAAGTCCATGTCGGAGAAGGAACTCGACGACATGGCCTCCGGAAAGCGCAAGCGAAAGCCGGATCACAAGTCCTGA
- a CDS encoding cupin domain-containing protein, with amino-acid sequence MFDRPVVRHDREVPEEVVEVGNKKRARFRMLFSADRTETHSLTCGIANLDRDNPLPLHRHAHAEIYIGLSGEAEVKVKGQSFRLSEGTAVFIPGNLEHAVHSGSNAKLLFMFSADSYQDVHYVYLDDD; translated from the coding sequence ATGTTTGACAGGCCTGTGGTCAGACATGACAGAGAAGTCCCTGAAGAAGTCGTTGAAGTCGGCAATAAGAAGCGGGCCAGATTCCGGATGTTATTTTCGGCTGATCGTACGGAGACCCACAGCCTGACCTGCGGCATCGCCAACCTTGACCGTGATAATCCCTTGCCTCTGCACCGGCATGCACACGCGGAAATTTACATAGGACTGTCGGGAGAGGCGGAGGTCAAGGTCAAGGGGCAGAGCTTCCGCCTCTCTGAAGGGACCGCTGTGTTCATACCTGGAAACCTTGAGCACGCCGTGCATAGCGGGTCGAACGCCAAGCTGCTCTTCATGTTTTCGGCCGACAGCTATCAGGACGTCCACTACGTCTATCTGGACGATGATTGA
- the nusG gene encoding transcription termination/antitermination protein NusG, protein MTIVGTVAEMTAAATARITMTSSMEAELGERSLRKLERDDALRRMRRDEQGALASDTESDTASWYVAVVHPGHEQETETALKAIGAEALVPMRRGKRRKRRGKLLPPQDEVLMTGYVLVRFVSTAKALRGLLRQEHVTAILGGWETPYALKADAISALMRKADNGAFDYERQSDVQVVAGDRVTVEDGIFAGQVGTVVTPNTTGKGDVVIEVDLFGRMTPMIVPLACVSKV, encoded by the coding sequence ATGACGATAGTGGGGACGGTGGCGGAGATGACGGCAGCAGCAACGGCAAGGATCACAATGACGAGCAGCATGGAAGCGGAACTCGGTGAACGCAGTCTGCGAAAGCTGGAGCGGGATGATGCGCTCCGGCGGATGCGGCGGGACGAGCAGGGGGCGCTAGCCTCCGACACCGAAAGCGACACGGCCAGCTGGTATGTGGCCGTTGTTCATCCGGGCCATGAGCAGGAGACGGAGACAGCCCTGAAGGCGATCGGGGCAGAGGCGCTGGTGCCGATGCGCCGGGGCAAGCGGCGCAAGCGACGTGGAAAGCTGCTGCCGCCGCAGGACGAGGTGCTGATGACCGGCTATGTCCTCGTCCGCTTCGTCAGCACGGCGAAGGCACTGAGAGGATTGCTGAGGCAGGAGCATGTGACGGCGATCCTCGGCGGATGGGAAACACCCTATGCGCTCAAGGCCGATGCCATCTCAGCCCTGATGCGCAAGGCGGACAATGGCGCTTTCGATTATGAGCGGCAAAGCGATGTGCAGGTCGTTGCCGGTGACAGGGTGACCGTCGAGGACGGGATTTTTGCCGGGCAGGTCGGGACGGTGGTGACGCCCAACACCACGGGCAAGGGTGATGTCGTGATCGAGGTCGATCTGTTCGGGCGGATGACGCCGATGATCGTGCCGTTGGCTTGTGTCAGCAAGGTGTAG